Proteins found in one Artemia franciscana chromosome 13, ASM3288406v1, whole genome shotgun sequence genomic segment:
- the LOC136034836 gene encoding protein zyg-11 homolog B-like, with product MHDSPSHLHETCLDFICENIEAVVCESGGKVDEISDQLSLKDSSVYIPSGLSEQLISVLSEKGKLNDNTVSVFSSENTSLKHVNITNGQGLTKKGLRVFKGHNIVELTTVGLSAPVCDLMSSLNEWTKHNLVSLNISACPFRNPNSPIVNVLEICRLKNLRVLDISRTELNDHNLAMICEDLPNLEVLDISQTEVNDISVLRLLKERLRSLTMYDLRSVSADNLISVLSDLRKLQHLDISVDKERDRTVPFRVMTGNQLRLEKFLKHPDMLPLLLSLDISGKEEEVESGDLRRFLGQHTKLRFLGLAHTDVCYDEIFIDYRNPDHRPDLIVTGSATEQQVLEALKRYLIRPSYVQRALYDVFRLTQSFNEPRVDVLKLVLRGMSLHPSKVSIQMAATACLYNLSKGELGQKVHPHVLQDVVSNTLSAMETYPKHQQLQKNTLLTLCSDRILQDVSFDRFRCAKLVLDSLCQFDDPSMGRMSVAICSILAAKISTEETSRLGAQPQYMKKLLQIVKSKTDSEVADITLKFTLSALWNLTDESPITCEKFLQHNGMAQFLTVLETFKHEASVETKVLGLMNNIAEVPELRQNLMVDDFLVVLKRLLHSTQIDVSYFAAGIISHLGSSGTEAWVAESVSRSALLDELGEEVMRWEAPEGEMVAYRSFKPFFPLLACDGDYQVQLWSVWAIHHVCTKNAKRYCPMLVAENGVPILKQLATRPSTHFLVKSRCDEILELLRLSNITSRYA from the exons ATGCACGACTCTCCCTCACATTTGCATGAGACCTGTTTGGATTTTATATGTGAAAATATTGAAGCTGTTGTATGTGAATCAGGAGGAAAGGTTGATGAAATTTCTGATCAGCTAAGCCTAAAAGATAGTAGTGTCTATATTCCATCAGGACTTTCTGAACAACTAATTTCAGTTTTGTCGGAAAAAGGAAAGCTTAATGACAACACAGTTAGTGTGTTCTCAAGTGAAAATACTTCATTAAAACATGTTAATATTACAAACGGTCaaggattaactaaaaaaggaTTGAGAGTCTTTAAGGGTCATAACATTGTTGAATTGACTACTGTTGGCCTTAGTGCTCCAGTTTGTGACTTGATGTCATCATTAAACGAATGGACAAAACACAACCTTGTATCTCTGAATATATCTGCATGTCCGTTCCGGAATCCAAACTCTCCCATTGTAAACGTCTTAGAAATATGTCGTTTGAAAAACCTTCGAGTTTTGGATATAAGTCGAACAGAACTGAATGACCATAATTTGGCAATGATCTGTGAAGATTTACCAAATTTAGAAGTCTTAGATATATCTCAGACTGAAGTTAACGACATAAGTGTTTTGAGACTTTTAAAAGAGAGACTTAGATCATTGACTATGTATGACCTCCGCTCTGTGTCTGCAGATAATTTGATATCCGTCCTCAGTGACTTGAGAAAGCTTCAGCATCTAGATATATCAGTGGACAAGGAGAGAGATCGAACTGTACCATTCCGTGTTATGACAGGAAATCAGCTCCGACTGGAGAAATTCTTAAAACATCCGGACATGTTACCATTGCTCTTATCACTGGATATTTCGGGGAAAGAAGAGGAAGTAGAAAGTGGAGATCTTAGAAGATTTCTTGGCCAGCATACCAAACTCAG gtttttaggaCTGGCTCACACAGATGTATGTTATGATGAGATTTTCATTGACTATAGAAACCCTGATCATAGGCCAGATCTAATTGTGACTGGTTCAGCTACAGAACAACAAGTACTGGAAGCATTGAAGCGATATCTTATACGACCCTCTTATGTTCAAAGAGCTTTGTATGATGTTTTTCGACTCACGCAAAGTTTTAATGAGCCAAGAGTCGATGTATTAAag cttgtaTTAAGAGGGATGAGCCTTCATCCAAGCAAAGTGTCTATTCAGATGGCTGCAACAGCATGCTTATATAATTTATCCAAAGGTGAACTTGGGCAGAAAGTGCATCCACATGTGTTACAAGACGTGGTCTCCAACACTCTGTCGGCGATGGAAACTTATCCGAAACACCAACAA CTTCAAAAAAATACTCTGTTGACATTATGTAGCGACCGAATTCTTCAGGATGTGAGTTTTGACAGATTCCGCTGTGCCAAACTTGTTCTGGACTCGCTTTGTCAGTTTGACGACCCCTCCATGGGTAGAATGAGTGTCGCCATCTGCTCTATACTTG CGGCAAAAATATCGACCGAAGAAACATCTCGGCTTGGAGCACAACCTCAATATATGAAGAAATTGCTGCAGATCGTCAAGTCTAAAACCGACTCCGAAGTTGCTGATATCACACTGAAGTTCACGCTCAGTGCCCTATGGAATCTAACAG ATGAATCTCCAATTACTTGTGAGAAATTTCTCCAGCATAATGGAATGGCCCAGTTTCTGACAGTCCTCGAGACATTCAAACACGAAGCAAGTGTTGAAACGAAAGTCCTTGGGCTGATGAACAATATTGCTGAAGTCCCAGAGCTGAGGCAAAATTTAATGGTTGATGATTTCCTTGTCGTTTTAAA GCGACTCCTTCACAGTACTCAAATTGATGTGAGTTACTTTGCGGCCGGAATTATATCTCATCTGGGTAGCAGTGGCACTGAAGCCTGGGTTGCTGAAAGCGTGTCAAGATCGGCTCTTCTTGATGAGCTC GGTGAAGAGGTAATGCGGTGGGAAGCACCAGAAGGAGAAATGGTGGCGTATCGGTCTTTTAAGCCATTCTTCCCGCTTCTAGCTTGTGATGGAGACTACCAAGTCCAGTTGTGGTCGGTTTGGGCGATTCACCACGTTTGTACTAAAAATG cCAAAAGGTATTGTCCTATGCTTGTAGCAGAGAACGGCGTGCCCATTTTGAAGCAGCTGGCAACTCGTCCGTCAACCCATTTTCTTGTCAAATCTCGTTGTGATGAAATTCTTGAATTGCTTCGATTGTCTAACATTACTTCCCGTTATGCTTAa